From a region of the Triticum aestivum cultivar Chinese Spring chromosome 7D, IWGSC CS RefSeq v2.1, whole genome shotgun sequence genome:
- the LOC123168048 gene encoding ABC transporter G family member 51, translating into MASGIGHVALDVEEEQMASTAARDEEDLLWAAIERLPSAKRRNHAIVLPDPDCDGEGGGGEVVDVRRLDRPGLQRVLRRALATAELDNANLLRGIKARFDAVGLEVPRVEVRFRNLRVSTEVNVGRRALPTLPNYVRDVAERILIACRLLCPNKHKLTILDDVSGIVRPGRMTLLLGPPASGKSTLLLALAGKLDTKLKKSGEITYNGIALDEFCVQRTSAYISQTDNHLGELTVRETLDFASKCQGASENWGECLKELVNLEQERGMRPSPEIDAFMKTASVGGDKHNLVTDYVLRVLGLDICADTLVGSDMERGVSGGQRKRVTTGEMIVGPRKTLLMDEISTGLDSSTTFQIVKCLRNFVHEMEATVLMSLLQPAPETFELFDDLILLSEGKIVYQGQIDHVVEYFKSLGFSLPPRKGIADFLQEVTSKKDQAQYWSDLSKPYSFIPVSAMAAAFTDSQYGRNLEFHPHNSDGHTNSPEALARSKFAISKYSLIRACFARELILISRHRFLYTFRTCQVAFVGLITSTLFLRTRLHPIDEQNGELYLSCLFFGLVHIMFNGFSELSITIFRLPVFYKQRDNCFHPAWAFSLPNWILRIPYSIIEATVWSCVVYYTVGFAPTADRFFRFMLLLFSIHQMALGLFRMMGAIARDMTIANTFGSAAMMAIFLLGGFIIPKEAIKPWWEWAYWVSPLMYGQRAISVNEFSDSRWSKVSGYMNNTIGTNVLLAHDLGTQNYWYWIGVGVLLAYALLFNVLFTLALAYLNPLQKAQALIPANSEESKDLKIDGATSDRNTTTEKCDRTNVLEVSTQGTGRNGTLPFQPLTMTFHNVNYFVDMPKEMQARGITEKRLQLLFEVSGVFRPRVLTALVGSSGAGKTTLMDVLAGRKTSGCIEGDIKISGHPKEQHTFARIAGYVEQNDIHSPQVTVEESLWFSSALRLPTDISRETKKAFVEEVMSLVELDELRHALVGKQGSSGLSTEQRKRLTIAVELVANPSIIFMDEPTSGLDARAAAIVMRTVRNAVDTGRTVVCTIHQPSIDIFESFDELLLLKRGGRVIYGGSLGVNSVDMIHYFQGIPGVPPIREGYNPATWMLEVSTQACEERLGLDFATLYKNSDQFRSVEDLIEELSVPGSGTKPLKFTTEFSHGCLTQFGVCLLKQGLIYWRSPEYNVVRLFYTAIASLIFGSIFWNVGMKRETTGDLYLVMGALYSACLFLGINNASSVQPIISVERAVYYRERAAKMYSSFPYAAAQGLIEIPYIATQTLIFGLITYFMINYERNLGKLLLYLLYMFLTFTYFTFYGMVAVGLTPTQSVAAVVASAFYSSWNLFSGFLIPQSRIPGWWIWFYYICPVAWTLNGIITSQLGDVDTRIVGPGFDGTVQEFIQQNLGCEQGMTGVTIAVLIAFCVLFFSVYAFSIKMLNFQRR; encoded by the exons AGAATTCTTATTGCTTGTCGGCTCCTGTGCCCTAATAAGCATAAGCTCACTATTCTGGATGATGTCAGTGGCATTGTGAGACCTGGGAG AATGACGTTATTGTTGGGACCTCCTGCATCTGGGAAGTCAACGCTCTTGTTGGCCCTAGCTGGCAAACTGGATACTAAGCTAAAG AAAAGTGGAGAAATTACCTACAATGGAATTGCTTTGGATGAATTTTGCGTACAAAGAACTTCTGCATATATTAGTCAAACAGATAACCATCTTGGGGAGCTGACAGTAAGGGAAACTTTAGATTTTGCTTCAAAATGCCAAGGTGCAAGCGAAAACTGGGGAG AATGCTTGAAAGAATTGGTCAATCTTGAACAAGAAAGAGGCATGCGTCCTAGTCCTGAGATAGAcgcttttatgaag ACAGCATCAGTCGGAGGAGATAAGCATAATCTTGTTACGGACTATGTACTGAGAGTGCTTGGGCTGGATATATGTGCGGATACCCTTGTAGGCAGTGACATGGAAAGAGGTGTCTCTGGTGGTCAGAGGAAGAGAGTGACAACAG GTGAAATGATTGTTGGACCTAGGAAAACACTTCTCATGGATGAAATATCAACAGGTCTAGACAGCTCAACAACTTTTCAAATAGTGAAGTGCCTGAGGAACTTCGTCCATGAGATGGAGGCAACCGTGCTCATGTCACTTCTTCAGCCTGCACCAGAGACGTTTGAACTATTTGATGACCTAATTCTATTGTCAGAAGGGAAGATCGTCTACCAAGGCCAGATTGACCATGTTGTAGAGTACTTTAAATCATTAGGATTTTCATTGCCACCACGCAAGGGTATTGCTGATTTTCTCCAGGAG GTAACTTCAAAGAAAGATCAAGCTCAGTACTGGTCTGACCTGTCAAAACCATATTCGTTTATTCCTGTGTCAGCAATGGCTGCTGCATTTACAGATTCCCAGTATGGTAGAAATCTTGAGTTCCATCCACATAATTCAGACGGTCATACAAATTCTCCTGAGGCTCTTGCCCGGTCCAAGTTTGCCATATCAAAATATAGCCTCATCAGAGCTTGTTTTGCCAGGGAGCTTATTCTAATAAGCCGTCACCGTTTCCTCTACACTTTTAGGACATGCCAA GTTGCTTTTGTTGGGCTCATTACAAGCACACTATTTTTACGGACAAGATTACATCCAATTGATGAGCAAAATGGAGAGCTCTATCTCTCATGTCTTTTTTTTGGGCTTGTACATATAATGTTTAATGGTTTTTCAGAACTGTCTATAACTATTTTTCGACTTCCGGTGTTCTATAAGCAAAGAGATAATTGCTTTCATCCTGCATGGGCTTTCTCACTTCCGAATTGGATACTAAGAATTCCGTATTCTATTATTGAAGCCACAGTGTGGTCTTGCGTTGTCTATTACACAGTAGGCTTTGCACCGACTGCTGATAG ATTTTTTCGCTTTATGTTGCTATTGTTCTCTATACATCAAATGGCTTTGGGCCTTTTCCGGATGATGGGAGCTATTGCACGAGACATGACCATCGCTAACACTTTTGGATCAGCTGCCATGATGGCTATTTTTCTTTTGGGGGGATTTATTATTCCTAAAG AGGCCATAAAACCGTGGTGGGAGTGGGCGTACTGGGTTTCCCCATTAATGTATGGGCAACGTGCAATTTCAGTTAATGAATTCTCAGATTCTAGGTGGTCAAAG GTTTCAGGTTATATGAACAATACAATTGGAACCAATGTACTTCTTGCACACGATCTGGGGACACAGAATTACTGGTACTGGATTGGGGTTGGTGTTTTATTGGCTTACGCCCTCTTGTTCAATGTTTTGTTTACTCTTGCATTGGCATACCTTAACC CCCTTCAAAAGGCACAGGCACTAATCCCGGCTAATTCCGAGGAATCCAAAGATTTGAAAATTGATGGTGCTACCTCAGATAGAAACACAACTACAG AAAAATGTGACAGGACCAATGTGCTTGAAGTGAGCACTCAAGGCACCGGAAGGAACGGGACGTTACCATTTCAACCCCTAACCATGACGTTCCACAATGTTAACTATTTTGTTGACATGCCGAAG GAAATGCAAGCAAGAGGAATAACTGAAAAAAGACTGCAGTTGTTGTTTGAAGTAAGCGGGGTATTTAGGCCACGTGTCCTGACTGCACTTGTTGGCTCAAGTGGTGCTGGAAAGACAACACTTATGGATGTTTTAGCAGGCAGAAAAACTAGTGGATGTATAGAAGGTGATATCAAGATTTCTGGCCATCCAAAAGAACAACACACCTTTGCTAGGATAGCGGGATATGTTGAACAAAATGACATACATTCACCACAAGTAACAGTTGAAGAGTCCTTGTGGTTTTCATCAGCCTTACGGCTTCCAACTGACATAAGTAGAGAAACAAAAAAG GCATTTGTTGAAGAAGTCATGTCATTGGTAGAGCTTGATGAATTGCGACATGCATTAGTAGGGAAGCAAGGTTCTAGTGGACTTTCAACGGAGCAAAGGAAGCGTCTTACAATAGCTGTGGAACTAGTTGCAAATCCTTCCATTATTTTTATGGATGAACCTACATCTGGTTTGGATGCACGAGCAGCTGCCATTGTGATGCGCACTGTTCGAAATGCTGTTGATACCGGACGAACTGTCGTCTGCACGATACACCAGCCAAGCATCGATATTTTTGAATCATTTGATGAG TTACTTCTTTTGAAACGAGGAGGTCGAGTAATATATGGAGGTTCACTTGGGGTTAACTCAGTTGATATGATTCATTATTTTCAG GGAATTCCTGGAGTCCCTCCCATACGCGAAGGCTATAACCCAGCAACATGGATGCTTGAAGTGAGCACACAAGCGTGTGAAGAAAGGCTTGGTTTAGATTTTGCAACACTGTACAAGAACTCAGATCAGTTCAG GAGTGTGGAAGATTTAATAGAAGAACTAAGTGTTCCGGGTTCAGGCACAAAACCTTTAAAGTTCACAACCGAGTTTTCACACGGTTGTCTTACTCAATTTGGGGTATGCCTACTTAAGCAAGGCCTTATTTACTGGAGAAGCCCTGAGTACAATGTCGTGAGATTGTTTTACACAGCAATTGCTTCTCTTATATTTGGTTCAATATTTTGGAACGTTGGTATGAAGAG AGAAACAACAGGGGATTTGTATCTTGTCATGGGAGCTTTATATTCTGCATGCCTATTTCTTGGAATAAATAATGCCTCGTCAGTACAGCCTATAATTTCCGTTGAGAGAGCAGTCTACTACAGAGAACGGGCTGCTAAGATGTACTCATCATTCCCATATGCAGCAGCTCAG GGCCTTATAGAGATACCTTATATTGCGACTCAGACACTAATATTCGGTCTCATCACTTACTTCATGATCAACTACGAGAGGAACCTAG GGAAATTGCTCCTTTACCTCCTTTACATGTTCCTTACTTTTACCTACTTCACATTCTATGGGATGGTGGCGGTAGGTTTGACGCCAACACAATCAGTGGCAGCAGTGGTAGCCTCAGCATTTTACTCCTCGTGGAATCTTTTCTCTGGGTTCCTAATTCCCCAATCT AGAATCCCAGGTTGGTGGATCTGGTTCTACTACATCTGCCCAGTGGCCTGGACCCTGAATGGCATCATTACATCGCAATTGGGAGATGTCGACACGAGGATCGTGGGTCCTGGTTTTGACGGGACAGTCCAAGAGTTCATCCAGCAAAACCTGGGATGTGAACAGGGGATGACGGGTGTCACTATTGCAGTACTCATTGCCTTCTGCGTCTTGTTCTTCTCAGTTTACGCGTTTTCGATCAAGATGCTTAATTTCCAAAGAAGATAG